The Branchiostoma lanceolatum isolate klBraLanc5 chromosome 17, klBraLanc5.hap2, whole genome shotgun sequence genome contains the following window.
gcattaagaattaggctatagcggtcacctggccaacgcggtcgcggccactcgattttcggtcccgcgggtctggaaacactgccgataacggtcacggcgcatggtcgccgcaagattcgggagccttctttcaaatccccgcagaaaaaaaatgtcattatagctacagtgttacccatgaaaatgttgtacatggttttattttgctcctggtgttggttttgaatttccaaaaccgccaAGACGCCGGAAATTTGAGACAAACAGAGCCTCTTGGtgcgcggtcctagcgggacgttttgtttacttgggttacttcactagtagtaccatgggggagcagtttgttaaaaaaaagacagataccttttatcctctaaaaaaaggttataaagtcatccattctttgtatattctgttctctttattcaaagaacttctttgacgaaatgaatttacattttgtactatttaatgtagagtaaaatcataactcacacattgcagctgcacccacattacagtagactatcccaatgaccctatgacctctcatcttgcagctgttgttttttctcccggcaaggaatccgacccaaacaggctgattttaccgtgaaattccgcaattatttgctgataaatgatatcgccgcgcaattgaaaatgacacggttgtctttggcaacattttggtcgcatgtgctccggattgggggcggatcgatggatcgacttggactaaatttgcttgtggaaaaatccggacctaccgaaagcagtcatcttgagccgatggtcgtcttgtggaagtggtcggtagaccaagtttgactgtacatgtacgtgaataaatgtttctcagtgggtacagaaaacatgtgccacttattgctcgtaatcaatcaaccgtttctatagagcggccacctgtccatagcggtcgattttggccagtcccttgagtgaccgctataggcaggtttgactgtaaacataatgatatatatgaagatttgacaggagaggAAGGAaataaccaaaaacaacatatttcagcaatagtatgggtgaaatataaaaatgtgacacccctatgtttgaatgcatgattcaatagtatacatttttggttgaaaataacaaaacgaaaaaaatgtttatttcaaaaatcgttttgaaaggctgtatgccaaacatttgaatgagggcctgtgtacatgatgAAGGCAGAcatatgccaaatttcacatcattttggtttaatacataggaacagtttactggagatgtgtatctttgttaaaaaagaagtgaacaaagccatgcaagcacattcccataccacatttggtatgaatattagcacacctgcgccagtaatgcaagataaatagattaactcaattggtcAGGCTCACAGGCCaggtgcacttggggtcactgacctttaggtcatatggtcAGGCTCACAGACCaggtgcacttggggtcactgacctttaggtcatatgaggaaaatacccaatgttctccccaaaataccctgcaaaatcgtattttgaagtgatataTGCCAAAATTgtgaatggggttctttgaatatttgttcaatgtacccccatagcaaatttcaggtcattttgatgtatttccagagcacaggaggccaaaatgtacgtttttggtcagaaaaacctcaataaaatcactttcaaggtcaatatcggaaCAATTTAAAAAGGGTGTATGGGTATTTGCCtaaactacctttgtaccaaatttcaggtcatttggtcaaaaaatgacagagatgaatcgatttgaagatttgacaggagaagaagaagaaacatgagtaaaaacaatatgttgagccatactaggtatggctaaacataacaaaactTTCAGTCTGAATTAACAATATGGTGGGTAAAATGAGGTAAACAATTCGATAACACCAACACACATACAGGGCAACAATCAAGAATTAACCATTAAACTGACAACCCAAATGTTGTTTAACCAGACTTGCAGACTTACATTGTATGCAAAAGtagcaaatttgtattggttaaaggcatccagggcattttatgaggcttgaaaactggaaatattctagttgctgtaatctttatgaaattgacatttaatgctactgtttaccacatttgcgtgtgGATTTCTTATcgaaagtgctcaaaagcggcacaaaaataagctacatggtgatcttttagtttcacacacCTAgggtaaatagaccgatactatAGCCCGCCCCCCTCCATCACAACAGAGAAAAGCAAAATTAGAAATGCAATATTTGAcgaacatgcagtcactctctcattggtcaaaccactagtgatggacagtcaggatcagtctattagggctttctatcagttctccctacacaacgacatcgtattttGCTCCTAGGATCCTTCAAGGTCGATATGTAATGGGatggtgttattgaaacttactatgtgtaggaatgactagaaatttgagttttttttaattcaagtttcaaggctcataaaatgctctgggtgcctttaaagggttaggcagtagggaaaAGGTTGATTTTATTCTGAGCTGTCGACCCTTTGTTTGTCTGTGCTGGTAGGAGGAAAACCTGCGTCTACGTGAGGACGTGTCCGCCATGCGAGACCAGCTGGAGCTGAGCGAACAGACCAATCAGGAGAAGTACAGCGCCGCGCTCCGTCAGACACAGCGCGCCATCACGGATCTCAGGAGTAAAGAGGACAGGTCGGCGGTTTTCTCCATGTTGAagtttacatgtactaaaagTTATTAACTCTTTTTgcagcatacaatgtatatgcctTAATTCTTAGTGTTGTCTGTGCACTGTATATATTCTTATCAAGTCTCTTAGTACTGTACCTGTAGGAATGGAATTAATCGCCTTTGGTGGCAAATTCCATGGTTATGAGGGTCATTATAgactttattattttttgttattagtAGTACTAATAGTACCACAGCTGTTGGTTGCATATGCATTTTCCATAGCAAAATGTCTGCAACAGTGCCATGACCATAACAATGGCCACCAAAAGTAATGAGTTTCTCAACAGTAGACTCAGTATGGTTTTGGTTAGTAAACTAAAAGTGATGAGATACACGATGTAACTTTGACATTCCCAACTACTGTTATTATTCTGTCTGCAGTCTTGTTTAAATTGTTTTACTTCATGAATCTGCCCGTATGTAGCAATTGGCTTATTCCTACCTACAGCTTATGACATTTGAACAGTTGGTACCATTAGATACAGCAGCTGCAATTATCAACTTAAAGTTACAATTCACTTCTTCTTACATTCATTTTCACTTACAGTTTGTAAAAAattaatctgaaattctattctGTTGAAGACCTGTTCACGGTGCATTTCGTATTGTTTTTTGTACTGCCTGCAGAAGAGTCCGTAGCATACAAGAggagagtgacaggaagttgaGGGCCCTGCAGGATAAACTGGACAACACGATAGGTCGATATGAGCAGGAGTTGGACGGTGGTCGGAGGAGGAGGGGTGGGTCGCAGTCAGACTCCGTCGTCAGCTTCAGAGGTAAGTCCAAAAGATCAAAAGTTTTACTTTCGTATGAAGGTTCATCTTTGACGATAACTGTAATTGAGATTTAAAAATTTTCACGCTAATTTAGTACACAAAGTAAATGACTTAACGACAAGCTTTCAACCAGTGctctggtccttctcaagttcATTTGACCGGAAGTCACATGACCTGAGCAGAAGTGTGCCAGGCAGTctgtatcggcccccgtctctgttgaggaaGGTCAATGGGCCATAATGTAGACTGCCTCTTTCATTCCTTTAAGGACATAATCCTGATCATATTCTATCTATTTTGACATTGACAATGTCAGCATTCCACCTACTAGTGCTACTAACGCAAGACAAATATTGAACCAAATTTCAGGCGCTGACGGCACTCACACAGCGAGCCCCATGGAACACATTTGGGCGACTCCCACTCGCAAGGACAGTCAGGGACGAGAGTCGCCTTACATATCAGGGATGGAGGTAGCCATTTTGGTTACCTTGACGTTTAAGTTTAAGATGTGCTTCTACACGAATCTTAGGATCTTTCATGGTTCATTCACTCGTTCAGTCATTGAGCTACAGTTTAAGGTaaagtttaacctccttgctgtaacaAACCAAATGCCTGGCCATCTAACCTGATTTCTGCCTGGTCATCAGTAGGTACAGTATTTGGTTTTATTGTATCTCTAGCCTATAAGTTGACATGTTATTTTTCATTGAGTGAAAAGCACTATTTGACCTGaccctacattgtacatgtactaataataGTCTTGTTTataatttcattgtttttttgttgtaaatttTAATCTACTGCATGTAACATATCAAGTCCCAATGATAGGATCTCATTAATTCATGATCAGTTGGATATTTTATTCCAAAGAATTGATTTTCATTAAACTATTCCCTTCCAGAGCCCAGGTCCGTCCAGACCAGAGTCCAGAGCTTCTGTGGCAGCTAGATTCCTTGCAGAAGAGGAGAAACACGGACTTGAACTGGAGCGAAAACTTGACTCACATATAACAGAGTTTAAAGACGCTGCAGATAGAACCATTAAGAAATACTCAGCAAGATGATAAAAATATACCTGTctgcaaaatatacatttggtCTTTCAAAACAACATGTATTGATCTATTGGAGGTTTTATTTGGAGATCAGCACAACTTATGtaacttatacatgtaccaaaatttGCTTAGAGGGAGATATTTTTTACTGTATCCAATACCATTCATCTTTCATGACTGTATATACTTATATTTTTCATGAATATGAAGAATATGATTTGAGGTGTACAATACATCGTATATCAGTATTATATGCGTGTTAAACTGATGAAAAGGttgtttgctacatgtatgtttttttagcAATGTCTATATAAGACGTAACCGATAATATTTACCTAATTTCAGACTGGCAGTTGTTCGATCAAAGTTAGGTTTTATTGTATTTGCTAACATCGATGTCATTTTAATTTCTCTTTAAGATTGTGTGATCTTATTGATATATAGTTTGTGTTGTGACTGAATCTGAGCGATCTTATTCATTGACAGAATATTAAACATTGTACGGACCTACATTTTGTGTGGTGATGATTTTGGTGTTACATTGTTGCCTAATGAAAGAATTGCACTGTTTTCATTAATTGTTCGCTACTGTGTCAGCACAAAACAGTGCTTTAGAGTATAACTCCCACAAATACGGGCCAATGCAGGTAAAAATTTctcagaagttgtaagacatgtacacaaacatgaCGTGCTTGAGACTTCTAGAGACTTTATCGTCATTTCTCGCGACATCAGTTCCCGTTTTCAGCTGTTTCACACGCTGATAGCACGCAAGACAACACTCAGGTAAGATGTACAGAATGATTGTTGCGCCAAGATGTTTAGAAATGGCGAGAGTAGAGAATTCGTTGACATCACATAACGGACTGTCCCAGTTGGGGGCCCAGTACAGTCTGCATTTTTCACGCGTCAACAGAGGAAGGGTCCGTTAGGTGATGGTAGATCTCTCACAATCATTGCATTGAGGGGCTCATCGTGAGAATAGATCGGATAGCCAGACTAGCAGTACTACTTAGTTAGCAACGGCTGGGTGTGATAATTTCAAGACAAAGCGATGCGAGTAGCATCGATATAGAACGGAGCTCCCctattctcaaagcagaggttttggtcgggtggggtagtagcctaacgaatcgcgctcctagtggccagccggtctgtaaccgccatcccctagctgggggtcagtaacctccggctgagagcttgtgtaaacacaggctaggtggGGTACTAGTAGTAGTGGCCGGCGTTTTTTACGTTGGcctcccgaccaaaacctctgcttagagaatagAGTTCTCCCCCGGTGGCCACAGAAGTATGGTGCATGGTGACCCTCACATCTGTTTTATATCATCGCCTgcttactctccaagtagaggtatGGTTCTGGTTgggttttttacgtgtttttaggcgtttttgtctggcctTCTACttcgtcatgttttttttgtctcccaaaataaagaaaattaaaaaaaaaggaacacgatgacaaaatagaaagcacgacaaaaacgcctgaaaacatgtcaaaaaccagccggaactaCATCtgtacacatctgcttgaagagacTACGCCTGTTAATGTAGGGAATGCGATATTGGGGActtttttgcacatttttgttCCATGCATTGAAACATCACACAAAGGCATTCGGATTTAACTTTTCGTCCAAACTGCTAATCTAATTCTAAAAATTTATAGAAATTTTATTCAAATCTTAAAAACTGTGATTTTAGCTCCATGGTTTTCATGTTTCACTTTTCTTATATATGTCTGTTACTTTTGATTTGATCACCTTTATTTGTCCTCCCACCTGTTTCTGCTGTATAATTCATTTACCAGTCACAGTCACTATTTCATAACAACAATTGTATTCATTAATTTTTCGAATGACAGGTTCACCCTACGTCGAAAGCTGTAGCTTTGTCATAGCCTGTGTAGCCATTGTTATGGGTTCTCGCAATATAATTTGAAAGTGAAGTTGTGCCAACTTTTGACTTGTGAAATATCCTCTCGTCTTACTAGTATTGTAGTGTACATCTATTTACTTTAGAATTGTAACTTATTGATCCTTTCTACCGTCACGATTATGTATCCTGTAAGAGTTCACAAGCGAAGATTATTTATCTGCAAGCATACGGCATATCTTTGTTATGATTAGTCCTTCTAGAAACAGTCATTTTAGATTTTAACTAATTTTGTTATTACTGCAGAAGCTGCTATGGCAACAGTTGAAATTCACCCCGAGAACACCAACGCAGGTCAGGAAGAGAAGGTTGCAAGGAGATCTGCAACACGTGAGGAGTGCAGCGAACAGTTTGGAAGTCAGTCTGCTTTGAAGatacacatgcgcactcacacaggagaaaaaccctacagttGTGAGGAGTGCAATAGGCAGTTCAGTCGATTGGATCATCTGAAAAGTCACACAGGGGACTGGGAGAAACCATTTTTGTGTGgagagtgcagcaagcagtttgGGAGTCGTAGTGCTCTGAAGATccacatgcacactcacaccGGGGAGAGGCCTTACGAGTGTGCGGAGTGCAGTAGGAAGTTCAGTCGACTACTAGTAGGTCATCTGAAGATCCATATACtgactcacacaggagagagaCCCTTTTTGTGTGgagagtgcagcaagcagtttagGAGTCATGGTGCTCTGAAGAtccacatgcgcactcacaccggggagaaaccctacgAGTGTGGAGAGTGTAGCAAGAAATTCAGCCGACTGGATAACCTAAAGActcacatgcagactcacacagaGGAAAAGCCCTTTTTGTGTGGAGAGTGCAGCAAACGGTTTAGAAGTCATGATGCTCTGAAGAAGCACATGCGtgcccacactggggagaaaccctacgaGTGTGGGGAGTGTAGCAAGAAATACAGCCGACTGGGTAGCCTACAGACCCATATGCCGACTCACACGGGGGAGAAACCCTTTATGTGTGGAGAGTGCAGCAAGCGGTTCAGTCAACTGTGTAATCTAAAGATCCACATGCGtgctcacacaggtgagaaaccctacacgtgttgggagtgcagcaggcagttcagtcaaaCGGGTAGTCTAAAGAACCATATGCAGATTCACACAGAGGTGAAACCCTTTATGTGCGGAGAGTGCAGCAAGCGGTTTAGCCATCTAGTTAGTCTGAAGAGACATATGCGTATCCaaactggtgagaaaccctacagctgCAAACTTTGCAGCAAGCAGTTTAGTCATCTGCTAAGCTTGAAGGCCCACATGCGTACCCACACGGGGGAGAAACCCTTTACTTGTAAGGAGTGCAGCATGCAGTTCAGAGATTTTCGTGATTTGCAGAAACACATCCGtacccacacaggagagaaaccttaTATGTGTGGTGAGTgtggcaagcagttcagtcaggtGGGTCATCTTAAGAGACACACGCTTACTCACACcagagagaaaccctacaagtgtgaggagtgcagtgaGCAGTTTAATAGGAAGGATACCCTCAACCTTCACATGCGGAagcacacaggggagaaacctttgAAGTGTGAGGCGTGCAGCAGTCAGTTTTGTACAAAAGGAAGTCTGAAAGCACACATGCGcacccacacaggggagaaaccctacatgtgtgaggagtgcggtaGGCAATTCAGCCGCCTGTCTCATCTAAAGGACCACATACGGAcgcacacaggtgagaaaccctacaagtgtgaggattGTAGCAAGCAGTTTAGTCAGTTGGGTTatttgaagaaacacatgcggactcacacaggtgagaaaccctacaagtgtgaggagtgcagcaagcagttcagtcaacCGGGTCATCTGAAGGACCACATgcgaacacatacaggtgaaaaaccctacaagtgtgagaagtgcagcaagcagttcagccAGCGGGGTACTTTGAAGAatcacatgcgcactcacactgtTGAGAAATCCTAAATTTATCTTTCACACTTGGGGGTCATATAAAGGTTAACATTAAAAGTCATCCGTCATAATTCTTTCAACAGAAATCAACACTTGACGATGTGTAGCCGCTTGTTACCTCCACCTGTGATAGTGTGTGTTATTGTGTATAAAGGAAACAGACTTACCCAAGatgtaacaaaaatgtttttaagtttgcacgTAACTAGTTAGGTAGGCACaaacgttcttgagttattagtTTTGCTCGTTCTTAGTCCAAAGTTTAGTCTCATTGTCGGCGTTTGGTTCAAAGTGAACCGATTTCTATGTTACTCTTACTTAGTTGAAGCGTTCTCACTTCTAAGGTAGTTTATTCCTCGAAGAATTAATTACACAGTACCACCCCATCCTTTACTACGAGTGTAGCAAATTACGTGTAATTCATAAACTCGTAGTAATTTTGTTAGGTAATATGTTGATGAAATAGAAAGCAGTCGTTTCGTTCTGAAATTGTATGCACGCCATTTCGTTACCCTGGcggtatttttttgttgtttagtGGTTAGACTGTGGTT
Protein-coding sequences here:
- the LOC136423669 gene encoding zinc finger protein 84-like; its protein translation is MHTHTGERPYECAECSRKFSRLLVGHLKIHILTHTGERPFLCGECSKQFRSHGALKIHMRTHTGEKPYECGECSKKFSRLDNLKTHMQTHTEEKPFLCGECSKRFRSHDALKKHMRAHTGEKPYECGECSKKYSRLGSLQTHMPTHTGEKPFMCGECSKRFSQLCNLKIHMRAHTGEKPYTCWECSRQFSQTGSLKNHMQIHTEVKPFMCGECSKRFSHLVSLKRHMRIQTGEKPYSCKLCSKQFSHLLSLKAHMRTHTGEKPFTCKECSMQFRDFRDLQKHIRTHTGEKPYMCGECGKQFSQVGHLKRHTLTHTREKPYKCEECSEQFNRKDTLNLHMRKHTGEKPLKCEACSSQFCTKGSLKAHMRTHTGEKPYMCEECGRQFSRLSHLKDHIRTHTGEKPYKCEDCSKQFSQLGYLKKHMRTHTGEKPYKCEECSKQFSQPGHLKDHMRTHTGEKPYKCEKCSKQFSQRGTLKNHMRTHTVEKS